In Novosphingobium resinovorum, the following are encoded in one genomic region:
- a CDS encoding aldehyde dehydrogenase family protein, whose product MLIGGQWVDAADGAVVETLDPASGKIIGTIPDASASDVDAAVAAARKAQGPWAATPPAERARILWKIADLIEANIDELSELEALDQGKPLYVARWAEIPGAVGQFRFFAGQAMAIEGQTITPSITYQPQGKEMRAWTVREAVGVVAAIVPWNSPLVLTAMKLAPAFAAGCAVVLKPAEDTSLSAIRLGELIQEAGLPDGVFNVITGRGAISGAALASHHDVDKVAFTGSTATGRAILDASKGNLKRVSLELGGKSPVVIMGDADLNLAIPGAANAIFFNAGQVCVAGSRSYVHASVYDQVVEGLAAYAGGLKLGHGLDPATQMGPLVNARQAERVSGFIAGARSEGAAIVAGGERLGPAGTFITPTVVANVTASMEIVREEVFGPVLAVQKFDDVEEVVAMANDSVYGLAASVWTESLSHAHRLSSRIKAGTVWINCHSMYDASLPIGGVKQSGYGRDSGREALESYLETKTICAVV is encoded by the coding sequence ATGCTCATCGGCGGACAGTGGGTCGATGCGGCGGACGGCGCCGTCGTCGAGACTCTCGATCCGGCCAGTGGAAAGATCATCGGCACGATCCCTGACGCCTCCGCTTCCGATGTGGACGCCGCCGTCGCCGCAGCGCGCAAGGCGCAAGGGCCGTGGGCCGCGACGCCGCCCGCCGAGCGTGCGCGTATCCTCTGGAAGATCGCCGACCTTATTGAAGCTAACATCGACGAATTGTCGGAACTGGAAGCGCTCGACCAGGGCAAGCCGCTCTACGTGGCGCGCTGGGCCGAGATTCCGGGCGCGGTGGGCCAGTTCCGCTTCTTCGCCGGGCAGGCCATGGCGATCGAGGGGCAGACCATCACCCCGTCGATCACCTATCAGCCGCAGGGCAAGGAAATGCGCGCCTGGACCGTGCGCGAGGCCGTCGGCGTCGTTGCGGCGATCGTGCCGTGGAACTCGCCGCTGGTGCTCACCGCGATGAAGCTGGCCCCGGCCTTCGCGGCGGGCTGCGCGGTCGTGCTCAAACCGGCCGAGGACACCTCGCTCTCGGCGATTCGTCTGGGCGAACTGATCCAGGAAGCGGGCCTGCCCGACGGCGTGTTCAACGTGATCACCGGTCGCGGCGCGATTTCGGGTGCGGCGCTGGCCTCGCATCACGACGTCGACAAGGTTGCCTTTACCGGCAGCACTGCGACGGGCCGGGCGATTCTCGACGCGTCGAAGGGCAACCTCAAGCGCGTCAGCCTTGAACTGGGCGGCAAGTCGCCGGTCGTGATCATGGGCGATGCCGACCTGAACCTCGCGATTCCCGGCGCGGCGAACGCGATCTTCTTCAACGCCGGACAGGTCTGCGTGGCGGGGTCGCGCTCCTATGTCCACGCCTCGGTCTACGATCAGGTGGTCGAGGGGCTGGCGGCTTATGCCGGCGGGCTCAAGCTCGGCCACGGTCTTGACCCGGCGACGCAGATGGGGCCGCTGGTCAACGCGCGTCAGGCCGAACGCGTCAGCGGCTTCATCGCCGGTGCGCGCAGCGAAGGCGCGGCCATCGTCGCGGGCGGCGAGCGCCTTGGTCCGGCCGGCACTTTCATCACTCCGACCGTGGTGGCGAACGTGACCGCCAGCATGGAGATCGTGCGCGAGGAAGTCTTCGGCCCGGTTCTCGCCGTGCAGAAGTTCGATGACGTGGAAGAAGTCGTCGCGATGGCCAACGACAGCGTCTACGGCCTCGCCGCCAGCGTCTGGACGGAATCGCTCTCGCACGCGCATCGCCTGTCCTCGCGGATCAAGGCGGGTACGGTGTGGATC